The Coccidioides posadasii str. Silveira chromosome 3, complete sequence genome contains a region encoding:
- the SEC61 gene encoding translocon subunit (EggNog:ENOG410PFE7~COG:O,U~TransMembrane:10 (i33-55o75-100i120-139o145-167i174-195o244-265i285-311o360-381i417-435o441-459i)~BUSCO:5303at33183), which yields MSGLRFLDLIKPFTPLLPEVAAPETKVPFNQKLMWTGLTLLIFLVMSQMPLYGIVSSDTSDPLYWLRMMLASNRGTLMELGITPIISSGMVFQLLAGTHLIDVNLDLKTDRELYQTAQKLFAIILSFGQACVYVLTGLYGQPSDLGAGICVLLIVQLVVAGLVVILLDELLQKGYGLGSGISLFIATNICESIMWKAFSPTTYNTGRGPEFEGAVIALFHLLLTWKDKQRALHEAFYRQNLPNIMNLLATLIVFAAVIYLQGFRVEIPVKSSRQRGMRGSYPVRLFYTSNMPIMLQSALCSNIFLISQMLYSRFSDNLLVRLLGVWEPREGGSAQLHASSGIAYYMSPPLNFKEALLDPIHTAVYVAFMLVACALFSKTWIEVSGSAPRDVAKQLKDQGLVMAGHREQSMYKELKRVIPTAAAFGGACIGALSVASDLLGALGSGTGILLAVTIIYGYFEIAAREGDFGAGLKGLVPGN from the exons ATGAGCGGCC TTCGTTTCCTCGACTTGATCAAACCCTTTACGCCCCTCCTTCCGGAGGTGGCAGCCCCCGAAACGAAGGTGCCCTTCAACCAGAAACTGATGTGGACGGGG TTGACCTTGTTGATCTTCTTGGTGATGAGTCAAATGCCACTTTATGGAATTGTCTCTTCAGATACCTCTGACCCCCTTTATTGGCTTCGAATGATGTTGGCCAGTAATCGCGGAACACTGATGGAACTGGGTATTACTCCAATCATTTCGTCTGGAATGGTCTTCCAG CTTCTTGCAGGAACCCACCTCATCGATGTCAACCTCGACCTCAAAACCGACCGTGAGCTTTATCAAACTGCCCAGAAACTTTTTGCTATCATCCTGTCCTTCGGCCAGGCTTGCGTTTACGTCCTCACGGGTCTCTATGGCCAGCCCAGTGATCTTGGTGCTGGAATCTGCGTCTTGTTGATTGTCCAGCTTGTCGTCGCCGGCCTTGTCGTCATTCTTCTGGACGAGTTGTTGCAAAAGGGATATGGTCTCGGAAGTGGTATCTCGCTTTTCATCGCGACTAATATCTGCGAGTCCATCATGTGGAAGGCTTTCTCCCCAACCACTTACAATACCGGCCGTGGCCCCGAATTCGAAGGAGCAGTTATTGCTTTGTTCCACCTCCTGTTGACATGGAAAGACAAGCAGCGAGCTTTGCATGAAGCTTTCTATCGACAGAACCTGCCCAATATCATGAACCTTCTCGCTACCCTGATTGTTTTCGCCGCCGTCATCTACCTCCAAGGCTTCCGCGTTGAAATCCCGGTCAAATCTTCTCGCCAGCGTGGCATGCGTGGATCCTATCCCGTTCGTCTCTTCTATACCTCCAACATGCCTATCATGCTTCAGTCTGCCCTTTGCTCCAACATCTTCTTGATTAGTCAGATGCTTTACTCCCGATTCTCTGACAATCTGCTCGTGAGACTTCTCGGAGTCTGGGAACCTCGTGAGGGTGGCTCCGCCCAGCTCCATGCTTCTTCCGGTATTGCGTACTACATGTCCCCCCCGCTTAACTTCAAGGAGGCTCTCTTGGACCCGATTCACACCGCTGTCTATGTCGCTTTCATGCTCGTTGCTTGTGCTCTCTTCTCCAAGACTTGGATCGAAGTTTCTGGTTCAGCCCCCAGAGATGTAGCCAAGCAGCTTAAGGACCAAGGACTTGTTATGGCCGGACACCGTGAGCAGAGCATGTATAAAGAGCTTAAGCGTGTTATCCCGACTGCTGCTGCATTTGGTGGAGCATGCATTGGTGCCCTCTCCGTCGCCAGCGACCTTTTGGGCGCTTTGGGAAGTGGAACTGGTATCTTGTTGGCCGTCAC GATCATATACGGCTACTTTGAAATCGCAGCCCGCGAAGGTGACTTTGGCGCAGGCTTAAAAGGCCTTGTGCCTGGAAACTAG